The following coding sequences lie in one Oryctolagus cuniculus chromosome 7, mOryCun1.1, whole genome shotgun sequence genomic window:
- the LOC127488857 gene encoding uncharacterized protein — MFLYSRWLPERLVGKQTMSQSSPSIFIMITLLIGIVAAAVITAISIAAVGATTAATALTGTVQTANTLNNLTASVAAALDTQTSLNVHIKGGLMIVNRRVDLVQEQVDTLWQLAQLGCEWKFSGLCVTSVQYDNMTQAANYSKQLSQMLLQNWSAEFDYTLKQLCLAVVTINSTCVDVSFASGLSSWTRTAVSNLKEWVGLGALTGCCYLLCYFACGVCAG; from the coding sequence atgtttctatattctcgatggttacctgagcgactggtgggcaaacagacaatgtcacaaagcagcccctcgatcttcattatgataacatTGCTGATTGGGATCGTTGCTGCAGCCGTTATAACCGCCATTTCCATTGCAGCTGTGGGCGCTACAACAGCTGCTACAGCGCTCACAGGGACAGTTCAAACTGCTAATACCCTGAATAATTTGACGGCCtccgtggctgctgctttggatactcagacatccttaaatgtacatataaagggaggcttgatgattgttaatcggcgtgtggatttggtacaggagcaggtggatactctctggcagcttgctcagctaggatgtgagtggaaattttcagggttgtgtgtgacctctgttcagtacgataacatgactcaggcagcaaattactctaaacagttgtctcagatgctcttgcagaattggtccgcagaatttgactacaccttgaagcaactgtgccttgccgtggtcaccatcaactccacatgtgtggatgtctccttcgcaTCTGGATTGTCATCCTGGACCCGCACAGCCGTCTCCAACCTGAAGGAGTGGgtgggacttggagctttgacgggttgctgttacttgttgtgttattttgcctgtggtgtttgtgcaggatga